AACCTCACTTTGGTATCATAAGGGGCAACCTGTTTAAGCTGAATCCAGAAGAAAAAATCATTTTTCATCCCTTCCCCGGCAATTTTAATTGTTTTAAAGGGTTCGAGATTAACAATATGCAATCCTACCTTCCCGGCCGGCGGAACGGAAAAATGGCAGGTATCCTGCGTTGCTTCAAAATCTTTTACTTTATCAGAAGGAATTAAATGTTTTAGATTATTAAAATCAGACAGAAAATTATAAATATTTTCATCGCTTTGTCTGATGGTACCAATTTTACTTTCAAGCTTGAGCATCTGTAAAAAATTAAGGCTTCCAGTTTTGAGGATCTTCTCTCCATTTTTTCAAAACCAGCAATTCATTTTGATTAATATAATTTATTTCCAAGGCACAATTTACCAGGGTATTGTAATTGGTCAGGGTATAAAACGGGCAGTTGGCATTTTTGAAGTTTTCAATGGCCTTGTCAAAGCCATAGGAGAAAATAGCTACCAGCCCAAGCACCCGGCACCCGGCTTTTCTTAAAGATTCCACAGCTTTTAAGCTACTGCCCCCGGTAGAAATAAGATCTTCTACC
The genomic region above belongs to Bacteroidota bacterium and contains:
- a CDS encoding orotate phosphoribosyltransferase, with amino-acid sequence VEDLISTGGSSLKAVESLRKAGCRVLGLVAIFSYGFDKAIENFKNANCPFYTLTNYNTLVNCALEINYINQNELLVLKKWREDPQNWKP
- a CDS encoding SRPBCC domain-containing protein — encoded protein: MLKLESKIGTIRQSDENIYNFLSDFNNLKHLIPSDKVKDFEATQDTCHFSVPPAGKVGLHIVNLEPFKTIKIAGEGMKNDFFFWIQLKQVAPYDTKVRLTIHAEVNPMIKALVSKPLQKFIDTLADQLGNLQFA